One window from the genome of Nocardioides panaciterrulae encodes:
- a CDS encoding MarR family winged helix-turn-helix transcriptional regulator produces MTIIEPEETPISVGVLLFIPYRHMEQRILVAVTTGGYDISLAQARLFQRLDRNGSRLTDLARAAQVSKQAAGFLIDDLEAGGYVERVPDPTDRRARLIRITPRGRDVVAVALVEQRRVEAEWEARLGSQRMTDLRHMLEELKEITDVQSGE; encoded by the coding sequence GTGACGATCATCGAACCCGAGGAGACGCCGATCAGTGTGGGGGTGCTGCTGTTCATCCCCTACCGGCACATGGAGCAGCGAATCCTGGTCGCGGTGACGACTGGGGGCTACGACATCTCACTGGCCCAGGCCCGGCTCTTCCAGCGTCTGGACCGCAACGGCTCGCGCCTCACCGATCTTGCGCGGGCCGCTCAGGTAAGCAAGCAGGCGGCCGGTTTCCTCATCGACGACCTCGAGGCCGGTGGTTACGTCGAACGCGTCCCGGACCCCACGGACCGGCGAGCCCGCCTGATCCGGATCACTCCTCGCGGCCGTGACGTGGTGGCGGTCGCGCTGGTCGAGCAGCGGCGCGTCGAGGCGGAGTGGGAGGCCCGACTCGGCTCGCAACGGATGACGGACCTGCGGCACATGCTCGAGGAGCTCAAGGAGATCACCGACGTGCAGTCCGGAGAGTGA